One genomic region from Streptomyces venezuelae encodes:
- a CDS encoding DUF350 domain-containing protein — MSDIVNGLGRAGAYGALGVVLLILGIVLVDLLTPGKLGRQIWEERNRNAAILLSSALLGIGGIVFTSIWTTYDNFGKGLVSTAAFGLLGLVMMAIAFLVLDLVTPGKLGATLVDPEPHPAVWVTASCNLAVSAILSASIA; from the coding sequence ATGAGCGACATCGTCAACGGTCTGGGCCGCGCAGGTGCCTACGGCGCCCTCGGCGTGGTCCTGCTGATCCTCGGCATCGTGCTCGTGGATCTGCTGACGCCGGGGAAGCTCGGCCGACAGATCTGGGAAGAGCGCAACCGCAACGCCGCGATCCTGCTGAGCTCCGCGCTCCTCGGCATAGGCGGCATCGTCTTCACCTCGATCTGGACGACGTACGACAACTTCGGCAAGGGCCTCGTCTCCACGGCCGCGTTCGGCCTGCTCGGCCTCGTGATGATGGCGATCGCCTTCCTCGTCCTGGACCTGGTGACGCCGGGCAAGCTCGGCGCGACGCTCGTCGACCCGGAGCCGCACCCGGCGGTGTGGGTGACGGCCTCCTGCAACCTCGCGGTCTCGGCGATCCTCTCGGCCTCGATCGCCTGA
- a CDS encoding S66 peptidase family protein, whose protein sequence is MPIRYPAPLRPGDRIGVTSPSSGVPKNMRARLDVAIRDVEARGYEVVVGDCMDGEGHLSAPVADRAAELMAMLTDPGIRAVVPPWGGETAVDLLPHLDWDRLRDAEPTWLVGFSDMTTVLTPLTLLTGTATVHGNNLMDTPYRAPDGLLSWLDIVAAPQGHRFTQVPPNRYRAAGWDDYTVHSEVREFTLDTPGRWTRLDGDGDVDVEGRLIGGCIEMLCNLTGTPYLDASAFARAEAPEGLLVYVEACGDDSFAICRYLHGMRMAGFFDEANAVLVGRTSAPGRESLSQHEAVLDALAPLNVPIIADVECGHVAPYLPLVNGARGRVVHTATHSELTQSLD, encoded by the coding sequence ATGCCGATCCGTTACCCCGCCCCCCTGCGCCCCGGTGACCGTATAGGTGTCACCTCCCCTTCCAGCGGAGTGCCGAAGAACATGCGGGCGCGCCTCGACGTGGCGATCCGTGACGTCGAGGCCCGGGGGTACGAGGTGGTCGTGGGCGACTGCATGGACGGCGAAGGTCACCTCAGTGCGCCCGTCGCCGACCGCGCGGCCGAGCTGATGGCGATGCTGACGGACCCCGGCATCAGAGCCGTCGTGCCGCCGTGGGGCGGCGAGACCGCCGTCGACCTGCTGCCGCACCTCGACTGGGACCGGCTGCGCGACGCCGAGCCGACCTGGCTCGTCGGGTTCTCCGACATGACGACGGTCCTCACGCCGCTGACGCTCCTCACCGGGACGGCGACCGTGCACGGCAACAACCTCATGGACACGCCCTACCGCGCGCCGGACGGGCTCCTGTCCTGGCTCGACATCGTCGCCGCCCCCCAAGGGCACCGGTTCACACAGGTCCCGCCGAACCGCTACCGAGCCGCCGGTTGGGACGACTACACCGTCCACTCCGAGGTGCGCGAGTTCACACTCGACACCCCGGGCCGGTGGACCCGCCTGGACGGCGACGGGGACGTGGACGTCGAGGGGCGCCTCATCGGGGGCTGCATCGAGATGCTGTGCAACCTCACCGGAACGCCCTACCTGGACGCCTCGGCATTCGCGCGGGCCGAGGCCCCCGAAGGACTCCTCGTCTACGTCGAGGCGTGCGGCGACGACTCGTTCGCCATCTGCCGGTACCTGCACGGCATGCGGATGGCGGGCTTCTTCGACGAGGCGAACGCGGTCCTCGTCGGACGGACATCGGCCCCCGGCCGCGAGTCGCTCAGCCAGCACGAGGCCGTGCTCGACGCGCTCGCGCCGCTGAACGTGCCGATCATCGCCGACGTCGAGTGCGGGCACGTGGCGCCCTACCTGCCGCTCGTCAACGGAGCGCGCGGCCGGGTCGTCCACACGGCGACGCACAGCGAACTGACCCAGTCGCTGGACTGA
- a CDS encoding acyl-CoA thioester hydrolase/BAAT C-terminal domain-containing protein, producing MELTERELTDPWQGVLIAPAGGTDVGVLVLAGSSGRIERERARLLAGRGVAALAIRWFGGPGQSPGICEVPLETFTAAVDLLRASGAVHIGILGASKGAEAALLTAVHDPRVDVVIALSPTSHVWCNVGPGRDGEQQPYRSSWTWRERPLPFVPMDDSWSAAQPSSGPVAIRGWYELSESTFGRLVAPAEIPVEKTRAELLLVAGGDDAMWPSLPFAERLAERRRSAGAPVRLITRHDAGHRPRLPGEGPAPASPRFHHGGTPEADALLGAAAWPHILEALGLEDGWRIRSRHGVMGSTSRKRRPRGPR from the coding sequence GTGGAACTGACGGAGCGTGAGCTGACCGATCCGTGGCAAGGCGTTCTGATCGCTCCCGCCGGCGGTACCGACGTCGGCGTGCTGGTCCTGGCGGGCTCCAGCGGCCGTATCGAACGCGAGCGAGCGCGCCTTCTCGCCGGACGGGGCGTCGCGGCCCTGGCGATCCGCTGGTTCGGCGGGCCCGGGCAGTCTCCGGGAATCTGCGAGGTCCCCTTGGAGACCTTCACCGCCGCCGTCGATCTCCTCCGCGCGAGCGGGGCGGTCCACATCGGCATCCTCGGCGCCTCGAAGGGGGCCGAAGCGGCCCTGCTCACCGCGGTGCACGATCCGCGCGTGGACGTGGTGATCGCGCTGTCGCCGACCTCGCACGTCTGGTGCAACGTCGGACCGGGCCGCGACGGCGAACAGCAGCCGTACCGATCGTCCTGGACGTGGCGGGAACGGCCGCTCCCCTTTGTGCCGATGGACGATTCCTGGTCGGCCGCACAGCCGTCGAGCGGTCCGGTCGCCATCCGTGGATGGTACGAACTCAGCGAGAGCACCTTCGGCCGTCTGGTTGCCCCGGCGGAGATACCGGTGGAGAAGACCAGGGCCGAACTGCTGCTCGTCGCGGGCGGCGACGACGCGATGTGGCCGTCCCTGCCGTTCGCCGAACGGTTGGCCGAACGCCGGCGTTCGGCCGGTGCCCCGGTGCGACTGATCACCCGCCACGATGCCGGCCACCGGCCCCGTCTCCCGGGGGAGGGCCCGGCGCCTGCTTCCCCGCGCTTCCACCACGGAGGCACGCCCGAAGCCGACGCACTTCTGGGAGCGGCGGCCTGGCCGCACATCCTTGAGGCGCTCGGCCTCGAAGACGGGTG